Proteins encoded by one window of Streptacidiphilus sp. PB12-B1b:
- a CDS encoding STAS domain-containing protein codes for MTTPLTLTTVRRADGSHVLEAAGEIDMSNVESFAAAIDEATASATALTVDLSAVEYLDSAGLTVLFARAERIELVANPLLGPLLDISGLSGLTRIHGLGPGAGEQQG; via the coding sequence ATGACCACCCCACTGACCCTCACCACTGTCCGCCGCGCCGACGGCTCGCACGTCCTGGAGGCCGCGGGTGAGATCGACATGAGCAATGTCGAGTCCTTCGCCGCCGCCATCGACGAAGCGACGGCGTCCGCCACCGCCCTGACGGTCGACCTGAGCGCGGTCGAGTACCTGGACAGCGCGGGGCTGACCGTGCTGTTCGCCCGGGCCGAGCGGATCGAGCTCGTCGCCAATCCGCTCCTCGGCCCGCTCCTGGACATCTCCGGGCTCTCCGGGCTCACCCGGATCCACGGCCTCGGCCCGGGGGCCGGGGAGCAGCAGGGCTAG
- a CDS encoding SpoIIE family protein phosphatase gives MWMAWGPQLTFFCNAAYRRDTLGRKYPWALGRPASEVWAEIWQDIGPRIDTVMTTGEATWDEALLLFLERSGYPEETYHTFSYSPLRDDLGTVVGMLCVVSEDTERVIGERRMATLRDLGSDPSVVRTEQEMLAFAGHQLGRNQHDLPFTLTYLLEDGAQDAGCARLAAATGIAAGHAAAPATLPIADPDAIWPVAALAHGEAVLVELGAEHGDALPTGGWPEPPAQALVVPLVQQGSVPYGFLVAALNRYRPLDDAYRGFVELASGHIAAGIGSARSYHAQQRRAEELMELDRAKTAFFSNVSHEFRTPLTLIMGPLEQLRGRLPEDDPQAHEELEVIHRNGLRLGKLVNTLLDFSRIEAGRMQAVFEPLDLAAATAELASVFRSAVDRAGLALEVDCRPLPEPVYVDQGMWEKVVLNLLSNALKFTFEGSIRVGLRHEDGQAVVTVADTGIGVAEEEIPRLFERFHRIENARSRSNEGSGIGLALVQELVQLHGGTITADSVAGQGTAFTIRLPLGSAHLPPDNIAPATDTTAVSSGAAPFVQEALRWLPEGGALPESGPAAAGAEAVGAGAAGPAVPARVLVADDNADMREYLVRLLKGAGYQVDSVNDGQAALEAVRADAPDLVVSDVMMPRLDGLALVAALRTDQRTAGVPVLLLSARAGQDASIEGLEAGADDYLVKPFAAAELLARIRANIELARLRSHHARWRAALVDSLQEAFFVCDEQGSVIEANTAFTDILGFGPEGLPYAYPYPWMPTAAADPQGYGQTDRAFAELLTARSGSYVLPVVHRDGRHVWVSATFNQVQDPDTSRRLAVGTFRDVTAERYAIQRETAMAALSLRLAEATSLPEALAAALTELQAIWRVQSVVAALFTDAGGVRLTATEPGLGWDDLSAERRAVLTGLHRQPLLTPSVHHGDGGAIVLEHPEGQLVVWVGPGERLPFADQDQVLLSLLAGRLAQGLTRAHQIDQQRETAIALQRAILGPSHLPVGFAVRYEPAARPLEVGGDWYDTVELPDSRIGIVVGDCVGRGLEAATVMGQLRSACRALLLQDTGPAQTLMALDRFAAGIPGALCTTVFCGILDPATGALTYSSAGHPPGILAHADGTTHLLEDGRSTPLAVRVGARRPEAQRTMPPRATLMLYTDGLVERRRRSLSDGIDRASSAVQDGRATPVDELASGVMTVLAPEGGYDDDVALLLYRHPAPLDVSFPAESSQLAPVRRALRGWLDQCGLPAQTVQNVLVAAGEACANAIEHGHRHAAGARISLRAAATVDDLTLTVADSGQWKVPQPEANAHRGRGVTLMRAMMQHVTITPGESGTTVDMHTRIA, from the coding sequence ATGTGGATGGCCTGGGGGCCGCAGCTGACGTTCTTCTGCAACGCGGCCTACCGACGGGACACGCTGGGCCGCAAGTACCCCTGGGCGCTGGGCCGGCCGGCCAGCGAGGTGTGGGCGGAGATCTGGCAGGACATCGGCCCGCGCATCGACACCGTGATGACCACGGGCGAGGCCACCTGGGACGAGGCGCTGCTGCTGTTCCTGGAGCGCTCGGGCTATCCGGAGGAGACCTACCACACGTTCTCCTACAGCCCGCTGAGGGACGACCTCGGCACGGTCGTCGGCATGCTGTGCGTGGTGAGCGAGGACACCGAGCGGGTCATCGGCGAGCGGCGGATGGCGACGCTGCGGGATCTCGGCTCGGACCCCAGCGTGGTCCGCACCGAGCAGGAGATGCTGGCCTTCGCCGGGCACCAGCTCGGCCGGAACCAGCACGACCTGCCCTTCACCCTGACCTACCTGCTGGAGGACGGGGCGCAGGACGCGGGCTGCGCGCGTCTGGCGGCCGCCACCGGCATCGCCGCCGGGCACGCCGCCGCCCCGGCGACGCTGCCGATCGCGGACCCGGACGCGATCTGGCCGGTCGCCGCGCTGGCTCACGGTGAGGCTGTGCTCGTCGAGCTCGGCGCCGAGCACGGCGATGCCCTGCCCACGGGCGGCTGGCCGGAGCCGCCGGCCCAGGCCCTGGTGGTGCCGCTGGTGCAGCAGGGCAGCGTGCCGTACGGCTTCCTGGTGGCCGCACTGAACCGGTACCGCCCGCTGGACGACGCCTACCGGGGCTTCGTCGAGCTGGCCTCCGGGCACATCGCGGCGGGCATCGGCAGCGCCCGCAGCTACCACGCCCAGCAGCGGCGGGCCGAGGAGCTGATGGAGCTGGACCGGGCCAAGACTGCCTTCTTCTCCAACGTCAGCCACGAGTTCCGCACGCCCCTCACGCTGATCATGGGGCCGCTGGAGCAGCTGCGGGGCCGGCTGCCCGAGGACGATCCGCAGGCGCACGAGGAGCTGGAGGTCATCCACCGCAATGGCCTGCGGCTGGGCAAGCTGGTCAACACCCTGCTGGACTTCTCCCGCATCGAGGCCGGCCGCATGCAGGCCGTGTTCGAGCCGCTGGACCTGGCGGCCGCGACGGCCGAGCTGGCCAGCGTGTTCCGGTCCGCCGTCGACCGGGCCGGCCTGGCCCTCGAGGTCGACTGCCGACCGCTGCCCGAGCCGGTCTACGTGGACCAGGGCATGTGGGAGAAGGTCGTCCTCAACCTCCTCAGCAACGCCCTGAAGTTCACGTTCGAGGGCTCGATCCGGGTCGGGCTGCGCCACGAGGACGGTCAGGCGGTCGTCACCGTCGCCGACACCGGTATCGGGGTGGCCGAGGAGGAGATTCCTCGGCTGTTCGAACGCTTCCACCGGATCGAGAACGCCCGTTCGCGTTCGAATGAGGGCAGCGGCATCGGGCTCGCGCTGGTCCAGGAGCTGGTCCAGCTGCACGGCGGCACCATCACCGCCGACAGTGTCGCCGGACAGGGGACGGCCTTCACCATCCGGCTGCCGCTCGGCAGCGCCCACCTGCCCCCCGACAACATCGCCCCGGCCACCGACACGACGGCCGTGTCGTCCGGCGCCGCCCCCTTCGTCCAGGAGGCGCTGCGCTGGCTGCCCGAGGGCGGCGCCCTGCCCGAGTCCGGGCCCGCTGCGGCCGGTGCGGAGGCGGTGGGTGCCGGGGCCGCCGGGCCCGCCGTCCCGGCCCGGGTCCTGGTCGCCGACGACAACGCCGACATGCGCGAGTACCTGGTGCGCCTGCTGAAAGGCGCCGGCTACCAGGTCGACTCCGTGAACGACGGCCAGGCGGCGCTCGAGGCCGTCCGCGCGGACGCCCCCGACCTGGTGGTCAGCGACGTGATGATGCCCCGGCTGGACGGCCTGGCGCTGGTCGCCGCCCTGCGCACGGACCAGCGGACCGCCGGGGTGCCGGTGCTGCTGCTCTCCGCCCGCGCGGGGCAGGACGCCTCCATCGAAGGGCTTGAGGCCGGAGCCGACGACTACCTGGTCAAGCCGTTCGCCGCGGCCGAACTGCTGGCGCGGATCCGCGCCAACATCGAGCTGGCGCGGCTGCGCAGCCACCACGCCCGCTGGCGCGCCGCCCTCGTCGACTCCCTGCAGGAGGCGTTCTTCGTCTGCGACGAACAGGGCTCGGTGATCGAGGCCAACACCGCCTTCACCGACATCCTCGGCTTCGGCCCCGAGGGGCTGCCCTACGCCTACCCGTACCCCTGGATGCCCACCGCCGCAGCCGATCCCCAGGGGTACGGGCAGACGGACAGGGCGTTCGCGGAGCTGCTCACCGCCCGCAGCGGCAGCTACGTCCTGCCGGTCGTCCACCGCGACGGCCGGCACGTGTGGGTGAGCGCCACCTTCAACCAGGTCCAGGACCCGGACACCAGCCGCCGACTGGCGGTCGGGACCTTCCGCGACGTGACCGCGGAGCGCTACGCCATCCAGCGGGAGACGGCCATGGCCGCGCTGAGCCTGCGCCTGGCGGAGGCGACGAGCCTGCCGGAGGCGCTGGCAGCGGCTCTGACGGAACTGCAGGCGATCTGGCGGGTGCAGTCGGTCGTCGCGGCGCTGTTCACCGACGCGGGAGGCGTGCGGCTGACCGCCACGGAGCCCGGTCTCGGCTGGGACGACCTGTCGGCCGAGCGCCGGGCGGTCCTGACCGGCCTGCACCGGCAGCCGCTGCTGACCCCGTCCGTCCACCACGGCGACGGCGGCGCGATCGTGCTGGAGCACCCGGAGGGGCAGCTCGTGGTCTGGGTGGGCCCCGGCGAGCGGCTTCCCTTCGCCGACCAGGACCAGGTGCTGCTCTCCCTGCTGGCCGGCAGGCTCGCGCAGGGGCTGACCCGCGCCCACCAGATCGACCAGCAGCGGGAGACGGCGATCGCCCTCCAGCGCGCCATCCTGGGGCCCTCGCACCTCCCCGTCGGCTTCGCGGTGCGCTACGAGCCGGCCGCCCGCCCGCTGGAGGTCGGCGGCGACTGGTACGACACCGTCGAGCTCCCCGACAGCCGGATCGGCATCGTCGTGGGCGACTGCGTCGGCCGGGGGCTGGAAGCGGCGACCGTCATGGGCCAGCTGCGCAGCGCCTGCCGCGCCCTGCTGCTGCAGGACACCGGGCCCGCCCAGACCCTGATGGCCCTGGACCGGTTCGCCGCGGGCATCCCGGGAGCCCTGTGCACCACGGTCTTCTGCGGCATACTGGACCCCGCGACCGGGGCCCTCACCTACTCCAGTGCCGGCCACCCGCCGGGCATCCTCGCCCACGCGGACGGCACCACGCATCTGCTGGAGGACGGCCGCTCCACTCCGCTGGCGGTCCGGGTCGGCGCCCGACGGCCCGAGGCGCAGCGCACCATGCCGCCGCGCGCCACCCTCATGCTCTACACCGACGGCCTGGTCGAGCGCCGCCGCCGCTCCCTGAGCGACGGCATAGACCGGGCGAGTTCCGCGGTGCAGGACGGCCGCGCGACGCCGGTGGACGAACTCGCCAGCGGGGTCATGACCGTCCTTGCCCCCGAGGGCGGATACGACGACGACGTCGCCCTGCTCCTGTACCGCCACCCGGCGCCGCTGGATGTGTCGTTTCCCGCCGAGTCCTCCCAACTGGCGCCGGTGCGCCGGGCGTTGAGGGGCTGGCTGGACCAGTGCGGGCTGCCCGCGCAGACCGTGCAGAACGTTCTGGTGGCCGCGGGCGAGGCGTGCGCCAACGCCATCGAGCACGGCCATCGGCATGCCGCGGGCGCCAGGATCAGCCTGCGGGCCGCCGCCACGGTGGACGACCTCACGCTGACCGTCGCCGACAGCGGTCAGTGGAAGGTGCCCCAGCCCGAGGCGAACGCGCACCGAGGACGGGGCGTCACGCTGATGCGCGCGATGATGCAGCACGTCACCATCACTCCCGGCGAGTCCGGCACGACCGTCGACATGCATACGAGGATCGCCTGA
- a CDS encoding STAS domain-containing protein yields MTERPLTTALQVLPGGHCLITVDGELDHHTAPQLRAALDEVAFGPGSLLVIDLTRLTYCDSTGITAMVTAHQRAQRAGGLLTLAGLSQELRRVFEIVGLDQFFSIRPTVADAIETAPGRGTAPEAP; encoded by the coding sequence GTGACCGAACGCCCCCTGACCACCGCCCTGCAGGTGCTCCCCGGCGGGCACTGCCTGATCACCGTGGACGGCGAGCTGGACCACCACACGGCCCCGCAGCTGCGAGCCGCCCTGGACGAGGTGGCCTTCGGCCCGGGGTCTCTGCTGGTCATCGACCTCACCCGGCTGACCTACTGCGACTCCACCGGCATCACCGCCATGGTCACCGCCCACCAGCGGGCCCAGCGAGCCGGAGGGCTGCTCACCCTGGCAGGGCTGAGCCAGGAACTCCGCCGGGTTTTCGAAATCGTCGGACTCGACCAGTTCTTCTCCATCCGGCCCACGGTGGCGGACGCCATCGAGACCGCCCCCGGCCGGGGAACGGCCCCGGAAGCGCCGTAG
- a CDS encoding MarR family winged helix-turn-helix transcriptional regulator, whose translation MSAHDHPSAATGPGTTADDLAGSVWALMSAFVRGFDPTEELRRTLALGRGSGRVKALLALADGPLSLARLAQAASLDPPYTTLIVNELQALGLVSRADDEGDRRRKLVTLTGPGREAVGTAQGIIARPPAALRALPAEDLTELRGILERLENLHQGIGGPVPPTD comes from the coding sequence GTGTCGGCACACGACCACCCCTCAGCGGCGACGGGCCCTGGGACGACGGCGGACGATCTCGCGGGCTCCGTCTGGGCGCTCATGTCCGCGTTCGTCCGCGGCTTCGACCCGACCGAGGAGCTGCGTCGGACACTCGCGCTGGGCCGCGGCTCCGGACGGGTCAAGGCCCTGCTCGCGCTGGCCGACGGACCGCTCAGCCTCGCGCGACTCGCCCAGGCCGCAAGCCTCGACCCCCCGTACACCACGCTCATCGTCAACGAGCTGCAAGCCCTCGGGCTGGTCTCGCGCGCCGACGACGAGGGTGACCGGCGCCGCAAACTGGTGACCCTGACCGGGCCGGGGCGCGAGGCGGTGGGCACGGCCCAGGGCATCATCGCCCGCCCGCCGGCGGCGCTTCGCGCGCTGCCCGCCGAAGATCTCACCGAGCTGCGCGGCATCCTCGAACGGCTCGAGAACCTTCACCAGGGCATCGGCGGTCCCGTCCCGCCGACGGACTGA
- a CDS encoding alpha/beta hydrolase fold domain-containing protein has translation MSVPDPTLPTPTSSTATDRADYLASLLAALPADVRQRLQEIGAFSINEGNLAAMRQRTLRSPGTPSNAVEHTDRLVPAAPGDPDVPVRLHRAHDATTGLPCLVSIHGGGYVIGSHLGDDGRFDRWCTALTCVGVSVGYRLAPETPYPGPLEDCYAALAWVHRNAAELGVDPDRIGVIGGSAGGGLAAGLALLARDRGEIPVGFQVLSYPMLDDRLQTASGRAGAPLWDAATNQYGWQAYLGGYGAGQAIPGYAVPARAHDLRGLPPAFVTVGNLDGLLDEDLDYARRLIAAGVPTDLHVFADGPHAFDSMLSDTAVAGRARRVLEDWLHARMHPGARPGAE, from the coding sequence ATGTCTGTACCAGACCCGACGCTCCCCACCCCGACGTCCAGTACAGCGACTGATCGGGCCGACTACCTGGCATCGCTTCTCGCGGCGCTGCCTGCGGACGTACGCCAACGGCTCCAGGAGATCGGCGCGTTCTCGATCAACGAGGGAAACCTGGCGGCCATGCGCCAGCGCACGCTGCGCTCGCCGGGCACTCCGTCGAACGCCGTCGAGCACACCGACCGGCTGGTACCCGCGGCACCCGGCGACCCGGACGTCCCCGTGCGGCTGCACCGCGCGCACGACGCGACCACTGGGCTGCCCTGCCTGGTCTCGATCCACGGCGGGGGCTATGTGATCGGCTCACATCTCGGCGATGACGGACGGTTCGACCGCTGGTGCACCGCGCTGACGTGCGTCGGCGTCTCGGTCGGCTACCGCCTCGCCCCCGAGACCCCCTACCCGGGCCCGCTCGAGGACTGCTACGCCGCGCTGGCCTGGGTCCACCGGAACGCGGCCGAACTCGGTGTCGACCCCGACCGGATCGGCGTCATCGGCGGCAGCGCGGGCGGCGGCCTGGCCGCCGGTCTGGCTCTGCTCGCCCGTGACCGGGGCGAGATCCCGGTCGGCTTCCAGGTGTTGAGCTACCCGATGCTCGACGATCGGCTGCAGACCGCCTCGGGCCGGGCCGGCGCCCCGCTGTGGGACGCCGCCACCAACCAGTACGGCTGGCAGGCGTACCTCGGCGGCTACGGCGCGGGCCAGGCGATCCCCGGCTACGCGGTGCCCGCGCGGGCGCACGATCTCAGGGGCCTGCCACCGGCCTTCGTCACGGTGGGCAATCTGGACGGGCTGCTGGACGAGGACCTCGACTACGCTCGTCGGCTGATCGCCGCCGGTGTCCCGACCGACCTGCACGTCTTCGCCGACGGACCGCACGCGTTCGACAGCATGCTGTCGGACACGGCTGTCGCCGGGCGTGCTCGCCGCGTACTCGAGGACTGGCTGCACGCCCGAATGCACCCCGGAGCCCGTCCGGGCGCCGAATGA
- a CDS encoding G1 family glutamic endopeptidase: MVRRWSIPLAALALGSLALTGPAMAAGNAHPAAAPKAHSAFMPGGLFKPAPGTHPAKVGGHVIDYSNNWSGYAVTGSTFTTATASWTQNAITCTSSDGETDMSPWVGIDGFNSSTVEQTGSSGDCDGSTPDYYAWYEMYPANVIIINKTVEPGDKFTGTVTHTSGTKYSLVLKDITQGWTNTVTKSLKADDNSAEAVMEMAADHLTKFGTDPFTGFTVDGQPIGSYSGSPYTIDQMEIQSGSTLCDSTSSLSGNDNFTTTWLNAC, translated from the coding sequence ATGGTCAGAAGATGGTCAATCCCCCTGGCAGCGCTGGCGCTTGGCTCGCTGGCGCTCACCGGGCCGGCGATGGCGGCCGGCAATGCGCATCCTGCTGCCGCACCCAAGGCGCACAGCGCGTTCATGCCCGGCGGCCTGTTCAAGCCGGCCCCGGGAACCCACCCCGCCAAGGTCGGCGGCCACGTCATCGACTACTCGAACAACTGGTCCGGGTACGCGGTCACCGGCAGCACCTTCACCACGGCGACGGCGAGTTGGACTCAGAACGCCATCACCTGCACCAGCAGCGACGGCGAGACGGACATGTCCCCGTGGGTCGGCATCGACGGCTTCAACTCCAGCACCGTCGAGCAGACCGGAAGCTCCGGCGACTGCGACGGATCCACGCCGGACTACTACGCCTGGTACGAGATGTACCCGGCGAACGTGATCATCATCAACAAGACGGTCGAGCCCGGCGACAAGTTCACCGGCACGGTGACCCACACCTCCGGCACGAAGTACTCGCTGGTGCTGAAGGACATCACTCAGGGCTGGACCAACACCGTCACCAAGTCGCTGAAGGCCGACGACAATTCGGCCGAGGCCGTGATGGAGATGGCGGCCGACCACCTGACCAAGTTCGGCACGGACCCCTTCACCGGCTTCACCGTGGACGGCCAGCCCATCGGCTCCTACAGCGGCTCCCCGTACACCATCGACCAGATGGAGATCCAGAGCGGCAGCACGCTCTGCGACTCCACCTCCAGCCTCAGCGGCAATGACAACTTCACCACCACGTGGCTGAACGCGTGTTGA
- a CDS encoding LysR substrate-binding domain-containing protein: MTTRPAEPLLKDHLVLAVPADGRFADRTGVTAQQIAGETWIASPSSTGEPLLGIWPGLPGRPRVHHATRDWLAKLHLVAAGVGITTVSSMLLSAMPPGVRLVTVDDLPEERRRVSLVRLPGATTPATDALLHALCRHAAELAE; encoded by the coding sequence CTGACGACACGGCCGGCGGAGCCGCTGCTGAAGGACCATCTGGTCCTGGCCGTTCCGGCCGACGGCAGGTTCGCCGACCGTACCGGCGTCACTGCTCAGCAGATCGCCGGTGAGACCTGGATCGCCAGCCCGTCCAGCACCGGGGAGCCCCTGCTGGGCATCTGGCCGGGCCTGCCCGGGCGGCCCCGGGTCCACCACGCCACCCGCGACTGGCTGGCCAAACTGCACCTGGTCGCAGCAGGCGTCGGCATCACCACGGTCTCCTCCATGCTGCTGTCCGCGATGCCGCCCGGCGTGCGCCTGGTCACCGTCGACGACCTCCCCGAGGAACGGCGCCGCGTCAGCCTGGTTCGCCTGCCGGGCGCCACCACGCCCGCGACGGACGCCCTCCTCCACGCCCTGTGCCGACACGCCGCCGAACTCGCCGAATAG
- a CDS encoding alpha/beta fold hydrolase has translation MTTVHAREVSLGVESFGDADAPLVLLAGGTTMLSWPDAICERLAAGGRRVVRYDLRDSGESTTADPQAPGYTLRDLAADAAALADALGGAPAHLAGIGVGGMVAQVAALDHPGAFSALTLVGTRAVAPGPPDDDLPDHDQATMSRLFARPMPDWSDREAVAEFAAAGAEILGDDPLAARAVAARIWDRTPGTAPPVQMANQMRLVFSRLDCAPRWRERLPEIGIPTLVVHGRRDRFFPVGNGEAIAREIPGARLLVLQEAATAIPDAAVGEVTEAMLALG, from the coding sequence ATGACCACTGTCCACGCCCGTGAGGTCTCCCTGGGCGTCGAGTCGTTCGGTGACGCCGACGCGCCACTCGTCCTGCTCGCGGGCGGCACGACGATGCTCTCCTGGCCCGACGCGATCTGCGAGCGCCTCGCCGCCGGTGGCCGCCGTGTGGTGCGCTACGACCTGCGCGACAGCGGGGAGTCGACCACGGCAGATCCGCAGGCACCCGGCTACACCCTGCGCGACCTCGCCGCCGACGCGGCCGCCCTTGCTGACGCGCTCGGCGGGGCGCCTGCGCACCTCGCGGGGATCGGCGTCGGCGGGATGGTCGCCCAGGTGGCCGCCCTCGACCATCCGGGCGCCTTCTCGGCACTCACCCTGGTCGGCACCCGCGCAGTTGCTCCCGGCCCGCCCGACGACGACCTCCCCGACCACGACCAGGCGACGATGAGCCGACTGTTCGCGCGTCCCATGCCCGACTGGTCCGACCGCGAGGCGGTTGCCGAGTTCGCCGCCGCCGGGGCGGAGATCCTCGGCGACGACCCCCTCGCCGCGCGCGCCGTCGCCGCGCGCATCTGGGACCGCACGCCCGGCACCGCACCCCCGGTGCAGATGGCCAACCAGATGCGCCTGGTGTTCTCCAGGCTCGACTGCGCACCCCGCTGGCGCGAGCGCCTGCCCGAGATCGGGATCCCCACGCTCGTCGTCCACGGCCGCCGCGACCGGTTCTTCCCCGTCGGCAACGGCGAGGCGATCGCGCGCGAAATCCCCGGAGCACGGCTGCTCGTCCTCCAGGAGGCCGCCACCGCGATCCCCGACGCGGCGGTCGGCGAGGTCACCGAGGCGATGCTCGCACTCGGCTAG
- the pip gene encoding prolyl aminopeptidase, with the protein MVDVYPPTSPYDAGFLDTGDGNRIYYEQLGNPEGKPAVNVHGGPGAGAPQRPTRAWDPEAYRLIRFDQRNCGRSTPHAGDPAADMGLNTTQHLIDDMERLREHLGIEKWLLNGGSWGATLVLAYAQQHPERVSEIVIAAVMMADRSGVDWLYRGAGRFRPEAWDRFRDGVPEGERGGDVLAAYARLMENPDRAVREQAAATWLAWEDAVISNEPNGSPGMYSDRKVDAQLAFVRICAHFFSNCAWLEEGQLLRNAHKLAGIPGVVVHGRHDMSCPVQAPWELAKAWPDAQLHIIEDCGHASSEAMSLATRTAIEQFKNR; encoded by the coding sequence ATGGTTGATGTGTACCCTCCGACAAGTCCCTACGACGCGGGTTTCCTCGACACCGGAGACGGCAACCGCATCTACTACGAGCAGCTCGGCAACCCCGAAGGCAAGCCTGCCGTGAACGTCCACGGCGGCCCGGGGGCGGGTGCGCCGCAACGGCCGACCAGGGCCTGGGATCCCGAGGCCTACCGCCTCATCCGCTTCGACCAGCGCAACTGCGGTCGCAGTACCCCGCACGCCGGCGACCCGGCGGCGGACATGGGCCTGAACACCACGCAGCACCTGATCGACGACATGGAGCGGCTGCGCGAGCATCTCGGCATCGAGAAGTGGCTGCTCAATGGCGGCTCCTGGGGCGCGACGCTCGTTCTGGCCTATGCACAGCAGCACCCCGAGCGCGTCAGCGAGATCGTCATCGCGGCGGTGATGATGGCCGACCGCTCCGGGGTGGACTGGCTCTACCGAGGCGCCGGACGGTTCCGCCCCGAGGCGTGGGACCGCTTCCGCGACGGCGTCCCCGAGGGCGAGCGGGGCGGGGACGTGCTGGCGGCGTACGCGCGGCTGATGGAGAACCCTGACCGGGCCGTCCGGGAGCAGGCCGCCGCCACCTGGCTCGCCTGGGAGGACGCGGTCATCTCGAACGAGCCCAACGGCTCCCCCGGCATGTACAGCGATCGCAAGGTGGACGCGCAGCTCGCGTTCGTGCGCATCTGCGCCCACTTCTTCAGCAACTGTGCTTGGCTGGAGGAGGGCCAACTGCTGCGCAACGCGCACAAGCTGGCCGGGATCCCGGGGGTGGTCGTCCACGGCCGCCACGACATGAGCTGCCCGGTACAGGCGCCGTGGGAGCTGGCGAAGGCGTGGCCGGATGCGCAACTGCACATCATCGAGGACTGCGGGCACGCCTCGAGCGAGGCGATGTCCCTGGCGACCCGGACGGCCATCGAGCAGTTCAAGAACCGGTGA
- a CDS encoding ATP-binding protein — protein MGHAEPPHLCEEGEAWALTGLPGTVGEARAHARAFLEARRRRPSATAEDVMNAEDVLTVVSELVGNAVRHAPGPCTLRLVDHGATLVVEVGDTSTDVPRPRPPDLATGTGGFGWHLLHHLGTSLTVVPGPAGKTVRVVMPGSPTTGARQRTEPRIREAHIREPGIRSTDDGIPPA, from the coding sequence ATGGGGCACGCCGAGCCGCCGCACCTCTGCGAGGAAGGGGAGGCATGGGCTCTGACAGGTCTGCCGGGAACGGTCGGCGAGGCCCGAGCGCATGCCCGAGCCTTCCTGGAGGCCCGCCGCCGGCGTCCGAGCGCCACCGCCGAGGACGTCATGAACGCCGAGGACGTCCTGACGGTGGTGAGCGAGCTGGTGGGCAACGCGGTGCGGCACGCGCCAGGTCCCTGCACGCTGCGCCTGGTCGACCACGGTGCGACGCTGGTCGTCGAGGTCGGCGACACCAGCACCGACGTCCCCCGGCCCCGTCCGCCCGACCTGGCCACGGGCACCGGAGGCTTCGGCTGGCACCTGCTGCACCATCTGGGCACGAGCCTGACCGTCGTGCCCGGACCGGCGGGCAAGACCGTGCGCGTCGTCATGCCGGGCTCCCCGACCACCGGGGCGCGTCAACGCACCGAGCCCCGCATCCGCGAGGCCCACATCCGCGAGCCAGGCATCCGCAGCACGGACGACGGGATCCCACCCGCATGA
- a CDS encoding STAS domain-containing protein has product MTSDTAHPAPGTPRSGTPRSVVRPVGDLDLDSAPVLIAAVEELVDLGHHHLVLDLAQLSFCDSMGLSAFLRLLRRTKSVGGSLTLMSPPDQVKRLLSMAGLDQILVRHEPDGQEPEPVRVVHL; this is encoded by the coding sequence ATGACCAGTGACACGGCCCACCCCGCTCCGGGGACTCCCCGCAGCGGCACCCCCCGCAGCGTCGTCAGGCCGGTGGGGGATCTCGACCTCGACAGCGCGCCGGTCCTCATCGCCGCCGTGGAGGAACTGGTCGACCTCGGCCACCACCACCTGGTGCTGGACCTCGCCCAACTCAGCTTCTGCGACTCCATGGGCCTCAGCGCGTTCCTGCGGCTGCTGCGCCGCACCAAGAGCGTGGGCGGCTCGCTGACCCTGATGTCGCCGCCCGACCAGGTCAAGCGGCTGCTGTCGATGGCCGGTCTCGACCAGATCCTGGTCCGGCACGAACCCGACGGGCAGGAACCGGAGCCGGTTCGGGTGGTGCACCTGTGA